In one Nicotiana sylvestris chromosome 8, ASM39365v2, whole genome shotgun sequence genomic region, the following are encoded:
- the LOC138874949 gene encoding uncharacterized protein — MEAIDRVVRIRVSKINNTGQPNHSSTVETWEVIGSNAKISERVDAHDSAIKNIEMQMGQISMSLNNHPHRTLLADTQVNIPLIDALKEMPGYAKMMKDLMSQKFDFQDLATVTLTQTCSAVVTRPIAEKLSDPGSFTIPCTIGDFAFAKALCDLGANINLMYLAIYKRVGKFMFPADFVILDCKVDEEIPIILGRTFLATGRALIDCETRELKMRLNDEEITFNVQKSMRRPSEFANCSFIDAVEVIVKTDDELLTIKDPLAACLMNFDEVKGEELAGWVMALEGRGFWDRTLEFEPLYLKNREAPPAKPSIEEPPKLELKPLPAHLRYEFLGPNSTLPVIISSSLLDVQTQQLL; from the exons atggaggccatagacagggtggtcagaattAGAGTCAGCAAAATCAACAATACAGGCCAGCCCAATCACAGTTCAACAgtggaaacatgggag GTCATTGGGTCTAATGCAAAGATTAGTgagagagtagatgcacatgactCGGCGATCAAGAATATTGAAATGCAAATGGGCCAAATTTCGATGTCTCTAAACAATCACCCTCATAGAACACTACTCGCAGATACCcag gtaaacatTCCCTTAAttgatgctttgaaagagatgcctgggtatgcaaaaatgatgaaggacttaatGTCCCAAAaatttgatttccaagacttaGCCACAGTTACTCTCACCCAGAcctgtagtgcagtggtgactagaccaattgcgGAAAAGTTATCTGACCCAGGGAGCTTTACAATCCCATGCACTATTGGTGATTTTGCCTTTGCTAAAGCACTGTGTGATCTAGGGGCCAACATTAATCTTATGTACTTGGCAATTTATAAAAGG gtagggaaatttatgttccctgcagattttgtaatCTTAGATTGTAAAGTAGATgaagagattcccataattttgggaagaacATTCCTGGCCACGGGGAGAGCTTTAATCGATTGTGAAACTAGGGAGTTAAAGATGAGGTTGAACGATGAAGAAATAACATTCaacgtgcagaaatctatgaggcgaccaagtgaattcgccaattgctcTTTTATAGATGCCGTGGAGGTAATTGTAAAGACCGATGATGAACTGTTGACTATTAAAGACCCCCTTGCTGCGTGTCTGATGAACTTTGATGAGGTAAAGGGAGAAGAACTGGCTGGATGGGTAATGGCATTAGAaggtagagggttctgggatagaacaCTTGAATTTGAGCCCTTGTACTTGAAGAATAGAGAagctcctccagccaagccatcaatcgaagaaccaccaaagttggagttaaagccattgccagcccatctcaggtatgagtttcttggacctaactccacattacctgttattatttcaTCTAGTTTGCTAGATGTGCAGACTCAACAACTCTTGTAG